The genomic interval TTCAGCGAGTTATCATTGtctctcttcatttttttattacttgtaATAAACTATACATGTATAATTCATAAAGGTTTGTATCTGCCTCAGGGAACTCTATTTTGATAATGAGCAACTTGGTGAAATGTGATCAGGTGTTTCTTTACACTGtgctgaaaaaaatgacaggtGATAACATGATGGAAACTTTCATAGAGGTGAGAGCTGTGACCTTCTCTGGTTTGATTGTAATAAGGGCTTAACAGTTAACAAGCAAACACGTCGCCTCCCACAAAATGATGCTGGCAACTTTGGGCCAATCTTCAACTAGATGCATCACCTAGCAAGtttcaattaaatcaaaatctCACACTTGGTCTTATTGGCGTGTCTGTTGATTGAAGCAGCTCCAAGAGCTccaaatcacttcttaaaacacatttttacagaatggcttttatgtgatgtcgtcgttttattgtttcattttcgtTTGGTCTTagtttttatcttatatttgtttactatattttacctatttcacttgattttatttattttgtttgtttgtttatttgattgtctcttgttattattaagtttttattatttataagaGGTGATTGCAAAGGAAcactttaattttgtttatcaAAGTCAGACATGTAGCATCTCAGACATCTGCAAAGAAATAACGTTTGATATATTTAATTGGAAAAAATGATGCATCATACATCCATTAAGGTAGTATTAATGGCTGTAAAAGTCTACAGTATATTCCCTGATgtaatttattaaatcaacttcTTGGCTGATACCACTCCATAACGTTCTGTCTCTACAGGGGAACGTGGAGTATCTGCTGAAGTGGAAAGGGTGGCCTCCAAAGTAAGTGTGTAAACCTTAAATTGAAGGATGGACGGAGTATATAATGGTCGCAAATCATATTCACATAGACATGTGAAACAGATTATACATATCCACCGAAAAGTACCATGGCCATTAACACATCAAAACCATGTGCACATTAACAAGCACAACATAGCATTGCACAATCTGAAAAGTATGGACAATTGttctcataataataataataataataataattaagcctttattagtcccacaatggggaaattacaattctctgcatttgacccatcccggaggagcagtgggctgctaagaagcgcccggggagcaataaTAATTTCATAACTTGTTCAGGTTGTTACCAACCAAGTGTGAACCAAATGTTACGCAATACTGCATTATTGGACCATACACATGTTTTTCTATCCTCTCACAGGTATAGCACATGGGAACCTGAGGAACACATTCTGGACCAGCGCTTGGTGCAGGCCTACGAAGAGAAGTAAGGCTCCACTCCACATGTTATACCTGCCTGGTGAAAAgactttttgttatttgataaaacatttggattttgaaacctgcttttttttaagtcaatgtATACCTGCTAGCagtcttcttctctccctgtgCTGGTGtattgttgtggtttttttcacGGTACGCCACCTGTGGATCAGTGACTTGTTGTAAAACCCAACCAAACAGGGACCCCATTAGTAAAACACTGCTCCATTGTGctactagtggtcaaaaactcTACAGGGCACTGTTATGGGACTGATCACTTCCtggatatattttttcttttatcatgtGAAGAAGGAATCTAACGAAACACATTGACACAAAAAGTGTTCAAACAGAGCCTAAGAACAGCTCTTAAAATGGTCGGCGAATATTCAggagacatttttctttctgtcactaGCTTTTTAACAGTGTGCCTCTCTTTttagagagcagagagagagaactctGGGACACAGGAGAAAAGGATCCAAAGCCAAAAGACTCATTCTGCAGGTAAGATTTGGAGTTCAATATAAAAGAGAATGAAAGTTTTGTCAAATCTATGTACATCACTTAATACTTGTTGATACAATTATGTTTCTCTTTCCCATTACTTTGTGGCCCCTGTCCAGTTATTATGCTCAACATGTAGTTAATCATCACCCTCCTCTATAACCAGTGCACAGTGTTTCCGTAATCATTCAGTTTGaaaagtttacattttcatgTATCCTCTGTTTGATCTTTATTCAGGATACTGTCTACGCCATGGATCTCCGCAGTGCTCACAAGACTCCGGAGCAGCCTTCGCCTCGCCTGCGTCTCTCTCTGACGCGCTCCCTTCTCCCCGAGGACGAAGACCAACTGGCACATGGAGAAAGCAAACCCAGGAGGTCGCAATTCACGAACCTGGACTCAAACCCTCCAAGTCCTACGCAAGAGGACTGGGAAGGccggggagaggaggaagaagaggaggaggaggaggaagaagaggaggacaatgTAGAAAGTGAagatgatggagaggaggaggagaaagaggaggatcTAAAAGAGACGACGGAGAAGAGCCAAGGCACTTTAAATGGTAAGTGTGTCAGTCGGTCAGCCGGTAGACTCTAATCACCATCACGACCCAGTTTACTTCACTCCACGCGAGCCTTCTTGGAGGCTTTTTTTTCACCAGGCATGCAACCAAAAACATGGAAACTCCTCCATCCTGAGCTgattaaagagaaaatgtagACTCTTTAAAGACTGTGTATTCAAAGTCTCTGCTGTACATGCAAATGTAAAGCCAAAAGGATCTACAGTCTGTCCCGTAATGTAACATGCCTTCGCTTGATAGTTTGACGCCATAGCAGATGTTAAtctttaatgaatgaataatgtttCAAGGTGGTAGTAAAATccatttttaatgatttcaaaGGTGAGACGTCACTAAATAATCCCAAAATGATGCTGCGGAGTGCAGAATGTGACACTCCAGTCCTCCCTCACCACCTCAGAAGCACTTAGAGCCGTCTGTTCCTGCAGCCAAACATCTGCCTCTGCCAGTTCATCACATCTTTCAGAGCAGAGATATAATCTATCCAGGCCGGTCCAGAGAGGTTAACTCAATAACAGTACACACCAGAAAGGGCTTGATGCAATCACAGTCCGACTGCGGCTCCACCTTCCTTCTCTACCCTCTGTCTACCTCTCTCTGTATCCCTGTCTCACccaggacaggagaggacagacGAGTGGAGCTCAGCTGTCGGACCAGACGAGGTAACGGCATCAGAGAAGCCGGACGACGACGTCTGGTGGCCCGTCCTCGTCCCGGGGGAGGTGACAGTCACAGACGTCACGCTCAACGCCCTCACAGTGACTTTCCGAGAGTCGAGGGTGCCCAAAGGCTTCTTCAGAGACTGGGGCCAGTAGGTCTGATGTGTGATGTCTGAATGGGTCGGGGGGGGAGGGGCACAGCAAGAGGGAGAGGTAGGGTGCTGGTTTA from Anoplopoma fimbria isolate UVic2021 breed Golden Eagle Sablefish chromosome 5, Afim_UVic_2022, whole genome shotgun sequence carries:
- the cbx7b gene encoding chromobox protein homolog 7, producing the protein MELSAIGEQVFAVEAILKKRVKKGNVEYLLKWKGWPPKYSTWEPEEHILDQRLVQAYEEKEQRERTLGHRRKGSKAKRLILQDTVYAMDLRSAHKTPEQPSPRLRLSLTRSLLPEDEDQLAHGESKPRRSQFTNLDSNPPSPTQEDWEGRGEEEEEEEEEEEEEDNVESEDDGEEEEKEEDLKETTEKSQGTLNGQERTDEWSSAVGPDEVTASEKPDDDVWWPVLVPGEVTVTDVTLNALTVTFRESRVPKGFFRDWGQ